ACACGCACAAGTTTTTTGAGATATTCACGGAATCTCTTATATTTTTCAAGGGGCTTATAGATTTTTCACATGCATATTTACATATTCACATGTGATACAATTCACGAACTAATGCCGTAGTAAAACATGGGGAGCTCAAATAGTATAAAATAAGGTACATATCATGCACTAGGTAGCTCTAAcatattgttgggatataccgaccgatcctAATGTCGACTCACCAGCGCCGACCCGTCCTTAACGCCGACTCGACTTCGGGTCCCGATCCCGACCCATCCATGAGAATGGGCCGACCGACTTCGCCCGACCGACGGCGGGACCATACCCTCTCtcactatatatatatcggggaaggcaacagtgtcgGAGGTTCCTTTCGAAATTCTTGAATCCCTtctcctctctagctctcgctctctctcGTTAAACTCCttgtttcttttcactgttgcctagtctcctctctgacttgaccgacGGAGggtcccgccggagccacctccggtcagtgcggactttcttttgcaggcgctcgtccccggcgatcaggcgacaaAGGGATTGACCGCAATACATATACATGCACATACACATTACACAGCCTATATGTGAGAACTAGAATctcaacttctagtaattttatCATGTCCCAGTACACCATGGACATCATAAATTAACCATCTCTGGGAAAACTGTATCCACAGATAATGAAACTGCAGGCCCCCATATGCCATGATCGCAAGTTATTTTCGCTAATTAGCGAAGGGTCTTTTTTTCTAGTGTTTAAGCAAGGTAGTAGGACTTTTTGTTGAGATCTCTTTTAGAAACAACCTAACAatgctatatttttatttttattttttatacctaATCGCTTGAAACATGTTTAGTGATACTTGATGATGCCGCACAAGATGATCAATGATGTGCATTTTACATATCACCTATACTAAAACAACAGGAACATGTTTGGTGCTCTAAAATAGACAACCATGGTGATCTAAGATTACTGATTGATGATCTAAATCATGAGATGATTTGATCCTAATAATCTAAAATGATTGTCTTTCGTAGGTCATGGTCCAGTAGTTTTGGATTTCATGGAATACCAAATAAATTACTCATGGATAATTAGTGGTTAAAGATCTCAGGGAATCCATgagtaatttatttgatattctaTATTATCGAAGATCACTAACATATAATATCAAAACTATTCTTAATATAttctatcaaaatatatttattaatcatataaaatacatcataataaaatatcaatatatttatTCTTGCTGTCAAGGGCTTGGGGCTCGGTCTCTGCTCCCACGCACGTGAGATATTGTCTCATCTCATATAAATTAGAGTCCGTCTTAACTCACAATTAATGCGGGACTAATGATGCCCTCCTACATTACAGCTCTCCAGTCAAGAAAGACTCTGAACAAGATTGCGGGAGGTGCACCACAGTTCGTAGGCATATTGCCTCCTACATGGCATGCCAATATTGCGATCAATGGCTCATGACTAGGATGGGTCAGTCTTCACTCTCACGCACGTGAGATACTGTCTACTTCAATTTTTAGCCACTATGGCATGGGGCCTcatgattttgtcctttaaaagatatCTCATAGGGAAAGAATGTCTTATTCCATATAAGTCAGAATTcttcttgactcacaatcaatatgggactaatgatATCCTCCCTCTTAcactataatatttattaatataccaATTActcatatatttcataaaaatttatttattagtcatataaattattaatcctataaatatatagtaattattattagaattaatattttataacatattttttaatattaatattatttttattcgaAAAATAAAGCAAGAAGAAgtaatatatcaaataatttcATTATATAAACACAAAGTATGGtaatatattttttactataatttaaaattatcattgaataataatatgaaaataataagattaataatataatataatataatatatatcatacatataatcatataatgtcaatataatataatatcataaatataatattgttATAATGTATTAATGATATAtcgatatatcaatttttttattagacgaagaggtatttttgtTCTCAAATTTCAGCCCAACGAGTTTCTAACACCAAGAATGATATTCTATCACTGGATTGGACGATGATTTGAGAAGCTGGGATGATATGTGATAATTACCGCATAGAATTATTATGGTACAACTAAATATGGTACACCATTATTTCTATCCATATCATTCTCGATTTTGGGTTGAACATTCTGTGCACACCAAATGCCTCCTTATAGTAATAGCTTAGCATGCAAACAATATAGGATATTGTATATCGCATGATACTCACAGGTACTATCGACACACATGCATGTATACACACGTTTAATTCATTTCCGAAGAAGATGAAGTGCTGGGGTGCATCCGGTAATCCAGTTGAACTTGTCACTCGACCACAAAGTAAACAATAATTGGCCACGACCAATAATGGCCAGCGTACAATGGGGATAGACAACAAAGGAACTGTGAACAAGAAGCTGGATCATGATTTCCATACAGATGACTTCCATCCCCTCCCAGTTACAAAATCTCACTCATCAGCTTGATTGTTTATTATACTTCTTTAGCTAAACTTTTTAAGGCTACGAAAAATCATCGTATCAACGGCATTTTCAGCCCTCCAAATTATCAACCATTCCGCcgcatgatgaataatttttattatgggTGTTGATAAGCTAACCTGCATTAATTTCTGTTACAGCACGTCCAAACTTTAATATATACGTTTTAGATAagtgacatccactgccggtatGGCGTAATATCCAGCGTAAGCTTCTACAGCTCCTGATAAAAAGCATCCACCCAGTCGAGGCATGTCATCATCACCAGCTCTCAAATAAGTTGGAAGGTTTCATTTTGCTTGTCCAAGACGTTAGCCAATTAGTTGGACGGTCGAGGCGACCACCCAATCCAGTCCGAGATAAGGGAGACAAGACTAGATTTCTTTAACTTGGAACAACAGGTTCAACCCACCTCAAGGACCATTGGATGCTTCAAAAGATGAGAGGGCCCAAGACCACCTAACCCAACATTACCTGCTGCCCATCCAAAGGATCAAACATATCGGACAACTTACATGGGTGATCTGGGTGGGGCCTACAGCACCAACCTTCCACAAGCTGCTGCTTCCCCTGAATCCCCCACCAAGGATAAAAACAATAACCCCCGTAATGAAAATAATGACAAATCCCTGCCCTTTACGGAAGTAACCGTCGAACTGTGTTTACTTGATTTTGGTAGATTAAAAAGCTAGTGCAACCGTTCCAGCTCGTTAAAGTGGACGCTTGACACAATCATGTAATGATCATTACCATGACTACTTTCACATTTTCATATGATCTGAGCCAAGATAGTCACTGTAACCAATGCGAGTTTGTGACGGTCTATAATCTTGTGGTTAATTATTTGTTAAATGAGATGTTCGAAAACATCAAGATTATAGAAGGGCGGAAGCCTTGTCATGGAGAAGGAAGTTCATTAAATTCTACGTGAACGGTTTTGTCTGAAGCTCGGAGGTTTGTCATGGGGGAATATGCCAATATCTTCTTTATATATTTTAACCCTCTTCTAATGTCCGAGTCTCATGCTATTACACCTATTTCATTCGAAGTTGGAAGGACGAGTAGGCTGATTCACCTAAAGCGACAAACAGGTAAAGCGTACGATTTGCGCTTATTTTAATGCTCCGGCGCAAAAGGATAAGATCACCACGACATGCACATTGCGGTGGTCCCTCATGCCCCTTAAACCTTATCCTATCCCTCATCCAATAATCAATGACAGTTgccacaataataataataaaccaTGGGATATCAAAAGATATCATAGGCTCAAGCCTCATGTACGTCTTCATTCGTCTCTCTTCTTGGAAGGCTCGGGAAACTCCGCAACCCAGAATCAGAACGAACAAAGCAAGAGTTTTCTTCTCGGGTGAGGTTGGAATTGTCCATATCTCCCTAAGAACtcatcatatattttttatatataaagcaaaaaaagagaaaaaaaaagaaatcgggAAATGTAAGAGACTTCATTTTCTTACTATATTATGCAAAGACCTTTATATATAATATCAGTATCATCATGTTAATACGAGAAGGACTAAACATTTTGGAGATCAGAAAGAGAGAAGGACCTAGGGGATCTAAAAGCTTTCTTGATCTTCCTTTCTCTGCTGACGTGAGGTGGAAGGGGAGCCAATGTGGATGAGTCTCCACTATTCCTCTCatcttcatcctcttcctcctctttctctatCTCCTCTGCGATGTGGTCCGAGGAGAGAGGCGGCAAGCATGTCATAAATGAAGCATAGGAAGCTCTCCTTGTTCTGGAAGCCATCAGCAGCCTTCTCCTTttgttgaaggggttctctggcTTCACGAGATCTCTCGCGGTCGAAGTTGCCACATCTGCCAGGCTCGCAAAAGATTTCGACTTCCCGGAAAAGAAATTCGACAGCCCTCGCCTGCAAAAAATAAAACCAACAAAATAACCGAATTTATATTTCTCATTAAAACCCACCCTTcatcaaatcatgattttaataatcaaaatttacttccaattattctttttttttttttttttttgctctcatCAAATATTTTTGTTTGTCGATCGATCAAGAAACATTTAGATGAGAATCGATCcacatcgaaattttttttaaaaaaaaaaatcacacacaCATCAAGAGATGGACAAGATCTAAGGACTACCAAGAGTGCTAGCTGATAGATCGAACTCAagaacaagtttttttttttttttctttgtatagataaaaaaagggaggaaaaaaaaagaaaggaaagaaagaaactgACTTGATGGGAAGGGATTCCTCTAAGGAAACCAAAGAGCCGAAAGCCCCATTCTTTGCCTTGCTCTGgacctcatcctcctcctccttttccgACGACGAATCAGACGACTGGACTCCGATGGAAGAGGTCTCCGAAGACTCCTCCTCCACCACCTTTTCCTCTATAAAGAACCcattcctttccttcctcttccccttctcctcctccccttTGTGGTCGTTGTTGTTATCTCCGTGCTGCTGCAGGTAGACCGGGATGGTGACGTGGTCCTTCAGGCCCACCGTGGGTCCTCCGACCACCTCGACGCCGGCGAACACCAGAgacatcctcctcctcctcctcctttgcgCCTCGTTCTTCCCGTCCTCCTCCTCAGCTCCCTAGTCATCAATCGGACGGCTGGCGGGCGGCGGGGCGGGGGACAAGATAAAGCTGGCGGCGGCGCTCGTGGGTCCCAACCTAACGCGGGGGCATGGCGATGCCCTCTgctctccctccctttctttgTCTCCTACCTCCGCCTGTGCTTaaatcttttttccttcttttgagAACGAGAAAGTGAGACAAGGGAGAGATGGAACGAGATGAGAAATAAGAGAGAAGAGGGGAAATATAAGGAGAAGAGGGGTCCGGATGGCGGGCTTTGACACGTTCCCTCTGGGTCCGCAAACGTGTCTCCGTTTGCGACAGTGACGCGGCCCTCAAAACCACTACTCCCTCCCCGGTCACCACTTATCACCCAGACCCATAGAATACGATGCCGCTCCGGCCCCCATAATCCACTCTCCTCCGTATCCTTTATCCCATCTCTATCCCtacatctttctctctctcttatacACCTGATCCTGCTCGTGTATCAGTGAGATGGTGGCGCCCGTTGGACCAGGTTGATATTTTTGGAAGGTTGCTGCAGCACGAGCTAGCTGGTAACCCTTGCGCCTTGGCACGTTCCATGAGCTGTTTCGACGTTTGAATGGGGACGAGTGGATGAGGATTCGTTGTGCTCGGTGGCGGCACCGTATGGTTCGGAGATGGGCTCCATGTCATCACAAGGTGACGCTTCCTGCTACTAGATGGAGTGACACAGGGGTGATGATATGAATGCTTTAGGTTGCTTGATGGAGATCATCAGTATCAATGGCATGGATGTATAGTCCaaaacagtaaaaaaaaaaaaaaatacaaacgtGATAGGTGTCTATCATGTTGTATACGGCTAAATATATGGCCTCAACACAATATGCCGGGATTGTGGATATAAATatggagagagagagtgtgtgcgcATGTGTATGGACCATGGTAGATGTgcgtgtgtgtatatattattaaaataaaaattgaatatGATAGTGCATTGTAAAAACATATCTAATATCACCACTAACTAACTGCTTGTTTGTATTAAGATcacaacaaaataaaaataatgaaagaTACATTTTGCTTCATTTTTTGATTTTGACGGATTATAGATGTTTCAAAAAGATGTGGAAAATAACGAGAGGATACCAtcatatccaaaaattttaaaaacttctATGGATCACAAGGGATCAGCAGGTTTCATGAaagtatatatatgcatgtgaagttataaaattttcatcataccatatttataataaaaataaaaataatagcatATTGTTCTGGTTCATCATTTGGATATCGGATGGCCCTCCTGATAAATTATAGATGTGATGGAAAGCAGCAATGCCTTCATACACCACAagaatttttaatgaaatcataCGAGAAGGTAGATTTGTTGAAAAGTAAaagtcttttctatttttttcagtaTTGTAATaactttttctcaaaaaaaactaTATATTGATGCAATAACGTTAATGACAACAATCCAATATGGATTCATGAGCTAAGCACAACGAACATAGATAGTCTGATGTCCTAGATATGGGAAATCTCTTTACTTTTAGGCATGTGACAGATGTTCAGCAGATATATAGCATTTTGAAAAAACTCCTGCCCAATCAAATAAGATGATATTGTTTATTTTAGACTGATGTGGGAGAGATTTAAATGCAGGTTTACCCCTTAGACTTGTCAATGCTTGATAACACCCAAAATGTATAAAATTCACATAACATGAGAAGCAAACGCATTTACAATGTAAAGTGAGTCACCGTCACTTGTCATTACATGAGGCTCATAGGAcgagatctctctttctctctccttttcctaCTGTTATTGGGATCCTTTTTGATGTTAAAGAAATAGATTGTCTATATCAATTTTTATACGATATTCCAATTGTTCTTTTAATTGAATCGGCATGATATATATGTAACAAAAGGGAAGGAAAATAATGAGAATATTACTAATTATTAATACTTGACGAAGGTTTTTAAAGAAATTTCATGAGAGAGTAAGAGCTGATGACCAAGTTCTCTGATGATAGCTTGAATCTAATAAATAAAGCACCTTTTTTATCCAATTATAAAGGTTatctagataaaaaaaaaaaaacaaactttGTTTCAATCGATAATGCCCCGCGGCATATTAGACACCATTATTATTAAAAAACTTCATGAGCCTACACTCGGCATGCATCTGGCACAACATCCGTGTCTACCCGAACATCATCACTCATCTCATGCTAAACCAATGCCAGACGCCATGTGCAGGTGTTGCTTCATAGAAACAACAGGTCTAAGTTAGTGCTAAGTTAGACTTGGAATCAACAggtctaagttagacttggaatCGAAGGCTTGCGACTTGTACAGTCGTAGTACTCGCTGTCCCCACCGAAACCTGTTATGAAACTTCTGCAATTAAACATTGCGGACCGGAATACTTCGGGTGAAGAAGGAAGAACCTCACACGGAGAGAGCTTCATCAGTACCTTATCAAAAGACCAACCATTTccactaatcttttttttttcggtAGGGGCGGTTCTAAGTTCTGAGAGATCTGAGAGCTTACCTCGAGGAGCAAAACAATTCACAATTAATGCTTTGACCAAAGGCCCAGTGTTATTATATTATGTGGCTGGGGACTTGGATGCGGGAGGACTTCATAGGCATTGGCAGACAGATATTCTAAGCAGGgtcttataaaaatatttgtagcATGTACTGTAAATTAAAGTTGAGGAAGGGAGGGGGAGCGTGGGTGAAGATGCATTCGGTCAATGGATTAGAAAACCAAATGGCTTGGAGGATGGTTGGATTGGGACTAAATAAGAGATCAGAGCCCCATCATTATTACCATTTGTCCCTCAACTTATGACGTATCTTATAAAAATTTAAGCCATTCATTGCATGAGAATTTTGATATATCTGATGAATCGGTAGCTTAATATCGATGCATGAAATTGAACTACCTCCCACTTCCATAGAAGCAGGGAAAAAAGATATTTAGAATCTTTTGCTTGAGGGATATGGTTTGCAATTATTTAATCATTCAAAAGAGAAGAAGATACTGCGATGGAGCTGGAAAGGATTGATGGATGGATGGGCATAGGAATTAATGGGTGCGATGAGGTGGGTGCTGTTTTGTCCAGACGCATGCACTACGTTGCAGGTGGCGTCCACATCGACACGGATCGGTGTGAAGGAATCGTAGTTAACTGGGATATTTTCATCCATGGTACGTCTCTGCTTGCGGAACTTCTTATACTTACTTTCTAAGCCGAGGATGCTTTCCACCGTTATGCATAAAGATACTTCTTGTGGTATTGTATAATGACCGGTGTATCAACCGTATGATCCATTGGGATCCTTGTGGCCACCCTCCTACGAAGGTATGATCAAATCCAGTGGTGGAGAAGGGAATGTTCAGCCCCTTCTAGGCTTCCAAGGCTTTCTCTTAATGAAGGAAGCTTTGATCCCAACCTTCACCGAACCTTAACCTGTTGCAAGAAAGATCAAAGTCTGGTGTGGACGTACAAGTTCAAAGTCCGGTGCAAACGTACAAGACGGACTTATATATGCTGGCGTAACCTGTTTTAAAAGATGTTGAGGTTGCTATTACCGTGGAAAAGGATAACGATAGGACAGGCAATCGAGTAGGATTGTGGAATTAGATGGTGTGGCAGTTAAGGAGAACACGTTAATGTCTTATCTAACCATTAAGTATGTCTTGGAGTCAAGATTTGATAAGATTGCATGGAAACTTATTATTAAAAAGGATAAGACGATGGTACCTGCAGGGAGACTAAAAATGGCGTAAGGACTAGATCAGGGGAAACCAATGTCTGGGTGcataaataaaaatgaaaattGTGTGAAATTATCTAGAAAAATTGATAGAAGATAAAGCTGCAAACGGAAGATAAGTTGTGAAATAGGATTtataaagtctttttttttttttttttgaagagagaaataggatTTATAAAGTCTGACCCGTATGATTTGGATAAAAAGTTAGTTCTCGTGGCGTAAaacagagaaaaataaaaaaccgTGCAAGCGTGCAAGGTGGATGGGACatttaaaaaaacaaaagaaataaaagttcaaAGATCCTTCCATTGCAAGTCCTGAGCCACTGAGTCTATTGGTTTGACATGTTCCATACCATTGGATGTTAGCAAAACATGTCAGCTGCCCATGGGATCAAAAATCGATCAATTCCAGTGGTGGCGGGCATTGTGACCAACCATCTGGGACCGCCTCGAGCCACCCAAATAAACAAGAACCATCCGTTTAGGCATCATGTCAGTAGATGGGGGTATGTTTAGTTGGTGACGTCGGAATTTGAAATGGGAACGAGGATAAGTAACTTCTATCTCaattatttgattgaaatttttttattatttaaaaaaaataaaaatattttaattttataaaaatcatcctatcaaaattttattctgaTTTCAACATTGATTCTGATCATGACCATCTCGATTCAAATTCGTTCGCGAACCAAACATATGCCGTGAATATCTTGCAGCGCGATCTCCACTTGGTGTTCCACCGAAGCAGCAGCTGGACGACAGTTCCCAGTACCAGGAAACTTTAGAAGTATAGGATAGATGATGGGATTGATGAGAGAAGGGAACATGGCCCGTTGTGGGCCCCCCAGCCCAGCATCACCTTTCAAAAAAAATAGGTGGAAGTTTCGTGCGACTCGATGCAGCTGAAAAATTTGGAGCCTGCCTCTGTTTGGTGGGATGGAGATATGGGAAGAGAGCTGAATCTACCTTGCAGATGGAGAGATATTTTTCGGCCAAGGTGGTACGATTGCCGACCTGGTGTGGGATTGGACTTTTGCATAAGAGCGTGCCGAAAAGTCTTGGATACGAATCTGTAATCTACTGGAACGGCAGATGCTGGCGTCACTTTACCCGACAGCATCCAGCGTTCCACCATCCACTACGTCGGATTTTGTGGTGAAAggtgaataaattagattttcaatCAACTTTTATActcttaaaaaaaagaagaaaaattattggATAGGAGATTATTAATGCTCATTTGTGTTGATTTGTTGCATAATTTCTGTCATATTTTTCAGTTGGACGAGATTGTGAACGCGAATGCATACGTGACCAGCATCAATGGGTTGTGAAGGTTTTGGGAAGTCCTGGTATCAGAAATAAATTATAGGTGGCGTAGCAATTGGAATGGTTGAGGAAACAAAGCTAGAGAGAGAGGTGGCACGTGATAAATGACCTATTGTTTTCTCACGCTGGTtctcaaaaaattgaaaaaaaaaaatgataataaaagagAGATCCAACGTGAATATGACACGAGTGGAAATTGCAAGGAGAAAGTGGTTACCCAGGTATTTCTAGTCAAACTGCGTTGGAATAACTGGCTAGTACAACCTCaattttttcaataattattgaaaaaaatagcTGATATCAGTCCACGCACCCTCAAACTGGCTGATCATTACTCACAACATCTGGAAGCAGATCCGTTCCCAAACATCAGCAACTGGTGCAACATGCGATGCCTGTTTCACGGCCAACCAGTCTTTTTCTGGAATCTGTGAAGCAAAGCCTCTTTTCTGTGCCAAGCATGGTGCAGgatgaattaataaaatattggAAAACCGACAGCGCATGAAATTACTGCAGATTAATTCAGTACCCGATGGAAAAGAAATACCAACTCACCCAACCATCAAGAAGTTAAGGCCACCGCACACTGATGCTCAACTCCGACAGAATTTAAAATAGGACAGCCATATTCATGGGCAGATTCAGTATAACGTCCTTAGTAATATGACAGCTATATTAACAGTTAAAATTGATCTAACAACCACATGATAGAATTCGGGAGACATGGACAGCAAGATTGACAAGCCAACCAAACCAATCCAGCAGCACAAAACAGGAAAAAAGGGCATGTCCCACTTAAAATTGATCGAACATTCGACTCACGACATCATCTTCTAATTCTATAATAAGTAACCGCTATGGGGCTCTAATTATGTGCATACATACAATTCTCTTGCCAAGTTCCAAGAGGGGAGTGATACAGCTCACAGATTTGTTGCCAAAAACAGAGGCTGGAGGGTTTGTTGACCATGGAGTTGCCAAATAAGCAGCCGTAGGCCAAATGAATTCTTCATGTATGTGAAATGGCCACCTCGAAGTATTTTCCTTCTGCAAGTGAAAAGAGGAAATAATATTGACACGAGAAATATGAGAGATGGAAGCCCACATTCTTGTGCAAACCTAAGTATAGACTTGAGTAACAAAAGATGATGAACCGGACAAAGTTTACATTTGAAAAATGCATCATTGCAAAAATGTTAAGGATGGCTTGAtttcttggaactcttccagcaacacTAGTAAacatttaataatatttataaagacCGGTGGAtttccatacatatatatatatatatatatatattatatatatatatatatatcacagaTAGAAAGGCTACAAGCAATACAGAACAGGCTTGCATTACCAAAAAGCAAGAACATGGTCATACAAAGCTAGTCACGCCTCTGCTGTACAACATAACCTTTGTTTCCCATTTGCGTACAGTTGAAGCTATGAAAATATTGATCAGCAGAGTAGGAATAGAACAATTCTAGAGAGATGGCAAGTCAATTTGAACTCGTGTCACCACAAAAACAAACGAACATTTGTTGCCTGGTCATGGTCCATATGACCATTGGCCATATCACCAAAAAGAAATTCCATAAGGTGGCATCATTGTCACAAGAGAAATCATTCTATCACCAAAACAAGTCAAGCTCTTGTGACAATGCATTGCAAGGAATTTGTCAAATGCAAATTGACCTAAAATCTCTATCATAAACCCCatgtaaagaaaaaaaatgctaAAATTACAAGCACCAGGACAAGCCTCCAGAGCCAAGCAATGCTTTTATGGCAACATCACAAGGAATGGGCAGGTGAATagggaaggaaaaaaagagaTGTTGAGAAGttatggaaagaaaaagaaaaacttatAGTGAGACAATTGTTATAATAAAAAACATTGAGAGATTAAAACCAATAAGCTATGATAAACAAACCATTTATTTTGCCTTGTAACCTGTCCATGATGAATGCATATGGGGGGGGCCAAAAACTTGGCGCATGAAAAAATTGACTGGAAAGTAGCTCTACAATAATTAACATACAATGAAGGGATGATAGTTTTGATATCATTGCTTGGCATACAGAAAAGATTGAGAAAAATGTAGAAAAGGAACTTCACATCAAAGATGATGTGTAAATGAGTAGTTTTCGACTTTTTTTACCTAGGTACACTGCCTTTGCCAGTAACAACCTGTTCGGAGCAAAAAAGTAAGAGTTGTCAAAGTAAAGAGGTGCTGGTGAGTAATGCTTATTGTCCCCATCCTGTTTCAGTCAATCCATTCAAGCACACAAAGTTTAATGTACAAAGGTTTCTAGCAGAGCTACAGAACATGGGGTAAATGTCAAGAGTGATGAATAATTATTAAAACAAGTTGTTTAAAAAGGACAAAAACTTCAGCACAGAGAGCAGAGGACTAAAATGATTTTATGGAAAACAACAACAAAAGAAGGTAAAGTTTAATTGTTTTTAACTTACAGCAATTCTCCGATCAGGATCAAACCAAGGACTTACAAGGGAGGCTTCAGCAGATCTATGCAGAACATTTCTATACAATTCCAACATAGCAAATCCTCTGCTTATATTTCTTGTCATCTTTTCTACTATTGAAGACAGAAAGAAGCAATTTCACGATAAACACATACACAGGAGATGATAGCAACAAGACAATCATGTCAAGAATTTGaactgaagaaaaaaaaagttaaaatctGATATATTTTGCATTGTACAAAttcaaaaacaacaacaacaacaacaaaccaTTCAAGTCAACCTCAACAATCATTGACAACAGAAAGATCCAACTAAAAGACCTCAATCCACGCACATAA
The DNA window shown above is from Elaeis guineensis isolate ETL-2024a chromosome 8, EG11, whole genome shotgun sequence and carries:
- the LOC105050836 gene encoding protein OXIDATIVE STRESS 3 LIKE 4, giving the protein MSLVFAGVEVVGGPTVGLKDHVTIPVYLQQHGDNNNDHKGEEEKGKRKERNGFFIEEKVVEEESSETSSIGVQSSDSSSEKEEEDEVQSKAKNGAFGSLVSLEESLPIKRGLSNFFSGKSKSFASLADVATSTARDLVKPENPFNKRRRLLMASRTRRASYASFMTCLPPLSSDHIAEEIEKEEEEDEDERNSGDSSTLAPLPPHVSRERKIKKAFRSPRSFSLSDLQNV